One window of the Halobacteriovorax sp. JY17 genome contains the following:
- the mtnA gene encoding S-methyl-5-thioribose-1-phosphate isomerase, producing the protein MKNIIKPLSWNNGVLNLLDQRLLPLEEVIIENHTVEDAFNSIKDMVVRGAPLIGFTGIFGMALFARSKKDASFEEFQNAADYLNSSRPTAVNLAYELDRCMEIIKEAFEAKTIDKIEVDLVNFGHAQLELIHRDNLSMANTALKDLEERLGKRKYRIMTLCNTGYLACGPMGTALGVISHLFENDRIEHVYASETRPYMQGIRLTSYELKKQEIPHDIVVEGSFSYLMKNKLIDAIFIGADRIVRNGDTANKIGSSTLSIVAKHYGVPFFVVAPTSSFDFTAETGIEIPIEMRDQDEILSIRGNRVAPLETTALNPSFDVTDANCITGIICEEGMISPVSKEKLLMVTGRE; encoded by the coding sequence TTGAAGAATATAATTAAACCACTCTCTTGGAACAATGGTGTTTTAAATTTATTAGATCAAAGACTTCTACCTCTTGAAGAAGTCATTATTGAAAATCATACTGTTGAAGATGCTTTTAACTCAATTAAAGATATGGTTGTGAGGGGAGCTCCTCTTATTGGCTTTACGGGTATTTTTGGAATGGCCTTATTTGCAAGATCTAAGAAAGATGCGAGCTTTGAGGAATTTCAAAATGCAGCAGACTATCTAAACTCTTCTAGACCTACTGCAGTTAATCTTGCCTATGAGTTAGATCGTTGTATGGAAATTATTAAGGAAGCTTTTGAGGCCAAGACCATAGACAAAATAGAAGTAGATCTTGTGAATTTTGGGCATGCTCAACTTGAGCTCATTCATAGAGATAACCTGTCTATGGCCAATACTGCGCTGAAAGACTTAGAAGAAAGGTTAGGGAAGAGAAAGTACCGAATCATGACTCTTTGTAATACGGGGTATCTTGCCTGTGGTCCAATGGGAACTGCCCTTGGCGTAATTTCTCACTTATTTGAAAATGATAGAATTGAACACGTCTACGCTTCTGAAACAAGACCTTATATGCAAGGAATTAGGTTAACTTCGTATGAGCTTAAGAAGCAAGAAATCCCCCATGATATCGTAGTAGAAGGATCTTTTTCTTATCTTATGAAGAATAAATTAATTGATGCCATTTTTATTGGAGCTGATAGGATTGTTCGAAACGGGGACACCGCTAATAAAATTGGGTCTTCAACTCTTAGTATCGTGGCCAAGCATTACGGAGTACCATTCTTCGTTGTTGCTCCCACAAGTTCTTTTGATTTTACAGCAGAAACAGGAATAGAGATTCCTATTGAAATGAGAGATCAAGATGAAATACTTTCTATTAGAGGTAACAGGGTAGCTCCTCTTGAAACAACAGCTTTAAATCCGAGTTTTGATGTTACAGATGCTAATTGTATAACAGGAATTATTTGCGAAGAGGGAATGATTTCTCCTGTGAG